The Apium graveolens cultivar Ventura chromosome 11, ASM990537v1, whole genome shotgun sequence genome has a window encoding:
- the LOC141695884 gene encoding uncharacterized protein LOC141695884, with product MSAYLNLAISLGKVSSWTIKNICREENLWADALSKLASSVVASSEGIYVEERKAPSIYMNTPSIDSPIVNEISSATNWRQPISEYILENKLPQYKGEARAISYKAKNYCVLKNKLYHRGLVEPLLRCLGPEESNTSIVEVHTGICGDHLGGKNLALKIMRFRVPRIVVTDNRIQFVGEKFTEILSQLKIKHIKSSVAYPQENGQVEVSIHIILQGLKKRVNELPRSWVDELPNVLWSYRTTFKSATGISPFKMAFGLEVVSPVEVYLNSPRVEYFDVEVSCEGIQLHNFLMEEVRDEASIKVLQQHARTTAYFNKK from the exons ATGTCGGCATATTTGAATCTAGCTATCTCACTAGGGAAAGTTTCGTCATGGACAATCAAGAACATTTGCAGAGAAGAAAACCTATGGGCTGACGCCTTGTCTAAATTAGCATCgtctgttgttgcatcatcagaGGGAATTTATGTCGAGGAAAGAAAGGCTCCTTCAATCTATATGAATACTCCTTCTATCGATTCACCGATCGTTAATGAAATTTCCTCTGCCACAAATTGGCGTCAACCTATTTCAGAGTATATCTTGGAGAACAAATTGCCACAATATAAGGGTGAAGCTAGAGCCATATCATATAAGGCAAAGAACTATTGTGTGTTAAAAAACAAATTATATCATCGAGGGCTCGTGGAGCCCCTACTCCGATGCTTGGGACCAGAAGAGTCCAACACCTCGATAGTCGAAGTCCATACAGGAATCTGTGGGGATCACCTAGGTGGCAAAAACTTAGCCCTTAAGATAATGAG GTTCAGGGTCCCAAGAATAGTGGTAACTGACAATAGAATCCAGTTTGTAGGGGAAAAGTTCACCGAAATACTTTCACAACTCAAGATTAAACATATCAAGTCCTCGGTGGCTTACCCCCAAGAAAACGGACAAGTCGAAGTGTCTATCCACATAATCTTACAAGGGCTTAAGAAAAGGGTCAATGAGTTGCCAAGGTCGTGGGTCGATGAGCTACCAAATGTTCTCTGGTCGTATAGAACGACCTTCAAGAGTGCAACGGGTATATCCCCTTTTAAGATGGCTTTTGGCTTGGAAGTGGTTTCCCCTGTCGAAGTGTATCTTAACTCGCCGAGGGTCGAGTATTTTGATGTTGAAGTCTCATGCGAAGGAATCCAACTTCATAATTTTCTCATGGAAGAAGTTAGGGATGAGGCATCAATAAAAGTCCTTCAGCAGCATGCGCGCACAACAGCTTACTTCAACAAAAAGTAA
- the LOC141695886 gene encoding uncharacterized protein LOC141695886, whose translation MKPGRPSSSRYYDYHEDTGHTTEQCYRLSNLIESKIRKGHFVHYIKGQGQNHQRQDDRIVDMIFGGYAAVGMLNNSHKSYAREMCNVNPECPKRYKVSPSLVISLYDEDYAPNIIRGHQDALVITSKIGTNTVKKILVNNGSSVDILYHHALARMDMGNKRLENTHSPLYGFIGNKVTVVGTIDLPVLFGKMP comes from the coding sequence ATGAAGCCAGGTCGTCCTTCAAGCTCTCGATATTACGACTATCATGAGGATACTGGACACACTACCGAACAATGTTACCGATTAAGCAATCTCATTGAATCCAAGATCAGGAAAGGCCATTTTGTCCATTATATCAAAGGACAAGGCCAAAATCATCAGAGACAAGACGACAGAATAGTCGACATGATTTTTGGGGGTTACGCCGCCGTAGGCATGTTAAACAACTCTCATAAGTCATACGCTCGAGAAATGTGTAATGTTAATCCTGAGTGTCCCAAAAGATACAAGGTTTCCCCATCTCTTGTCATATCACTCTATGATGAGGATTATGCCCCAAATATCATACGAGGGCATCAAGACGCGCTGGTTATCACTTCTAAAATCGGCACTAACACAGTAAAAAAGATCCTTGTCAATAACGGCAGTTCTGTTGACATCCTCTATCATCACGCCTTAGCGCGAATGGATATGGGTAATAAAAGACTAGAAAACACTCATTCACCTCTTTATGGTTTCATAGGTAATAAGGTAACAGTGGTTGGTACAATCGACCTGCCAGTTCTCTTTGGTAAGATGCCTTGA